In Zingiber officinale cultivar Zhangliang chromosome 3B, Zo_v1.1, whole genome shotgun sequence, a single window of DNA contains:
- the LOC122055499 gene encoding pentatricopeptide repeat-containing protein At1g05600-like codes for MVAAVSQWPRVLTPSRLVQIIRREKDPSAALRLLDTAPLRYPSYRHNSLVYSAALDSLLSAEPLPVSAISSLLSRLSLRESCPSPDPLFARAITALNGDPPTALALFVRVLPRSNSPSWSCSFHALLRLLLSRGYLTLALGIVARCAGRREVQFGYHTLNLLLDALCRAGRPDAALQAFSSFKDVCCHPDRDTYRILMRGLCDAGRLDDAYHLLLSMLWRISQKGCDADVVVYRTLIEALHRDGRIADAEDILTRVLLKGLKSPKRRRTFCGPVLSGLNAEEVKQVIDEALVVRGVKSLASYKALLGDLYAEGRLVDAQQMFDEMIKSGFRPTVSIFEDKIGALCREGKADEAANVLSEEMIENGCVPSVLAYNLVMDRLCKEGQSTRAVEYLSRMERQLACVPQKETFTILIDGLCGERQYLEAAQILEKMLRRRYLPTRAVFGNVIQGLCLIGRIFEAVLWLEEMISHGKIPEAEIWTSLASQVCSVDGAVETLILDVLEHHTVSD; via the coding sequence ATGGTGGCGGCCGTCAGCCAGTGGCCGCGTGTGTTGACTCCGAGTCGCCTCGTGCAGATCATCCGGCGGGAAAAGGACCCCTCCGCCGCCCTCCGCCTCCTCGACACCGCCCCACTCCGCTACCCCTCCTACCGCCACAACTCCCTCGTCTACTCCGCCGCCCTCGATTCCCTCCTCTCCGCCGAACCCCTCCCGGTCTCCGCCATTTCCTCCCTCCTCTCCCGCCTCTCTCTCCGCGAGTCCTGCCCCTCCCCCGACCCCCTCTTCGCCCGCGCCATCACCGCACTCAACGGGGATCCCCCCACCGCCCTCGCCCTGTTCGTCCGGGTTCTTCCCCGATCCAACTCCCCTTCATGGTCATGTTCCTTCCATGCCCTTCTCCGCCTCCTCCTCTCCCGCGGTTATCTCACTCTCGCCCTCGGTATCGTCGCGCGGTGCGCCGGGAGACGGGAAGTCCAATTTGGCTACCATACACTAAACCTCCTCCTCGACGCACTCTGCCGCGCCGGCCGCCCCGATGCGGCCCTCCAGGCGTTCTCCTCTTTCAAAGATGTCTGCTGTCACCCCGATCGCGACACTTACCGCATCCTCATGCGCGGCCTCTGCGATGCAGGCCGCCTCGACGATGCCTATCACTTGCTCCTCTCCATGCTCTGGCGGATCTCCCAGAAGGGCTGTGACGCCGACGTTGTCGTTTACCGTACTCTCATCGAAGCGTTGCACCGGGACGGGCGGATAGCCGATGCGGAGGATATCCTCACCAGAGTGCTCCTCAAGGGGCTCAAATCCCCAAAACGCCGGCGAACATTCTGTGGACCTGTGCTGAGCGGGCTGAACGCGGAGGAGGTCAAGCAGGTAATCGACGAGGCGCTGGTGGTTCGAGGAGTCAAGAGCCTGGCGAGCTACAAAGCTCTGCTCGGGGATTTGTATGCAGAAGGGAGGCTCGTGGATGCCCAACAAATGTTCGATGAAATGATCAAAAGTGGGTTTAGGCCAACTGTGTCCATTTTTGAAGACAAGATCGGTGCTTTATGCCGCGAGGGGAAGGCAGATGAGGCTGCAAACGTATTGTCCGAGGAGATGATAGAGAATGGCTGTGTTCCATCTGTCCTTGCTTACAATCTAGTCATGGACAGACTATGCAAGGAGGGGCAGTCAACGAGGGCAGTGGAGTACTTGAGCAGGATGGAGAGGCAGTTGGCTTGTGTACCACAGAAGGAAACATTCACTATTTTGATCGATGGCCTGTGCGGCGAACGTCAGTACCTTGAGGCAGCGCAGATTTTGGAGAAGATGCTGAGGAGGAGGTATCTACCGACCAGGGCTGTCTTTGGCAATGTAATCCAGGGGCTCTGTTTGATCGGCAGGATATTTGAAGCCGTGCTGTGGTTAGAGGAAATGATCAGCCATGGTAAGATTCCTGAGGCAGAAATCTGGACCTCGCTCGCTTCTCAAGTTTGTTCCGTTGATGGAGCAGTGGAAACTTTGATCTTAGACGTGTTGGAACACCACACTGTTTCTGATTGA
- the LOC122055500 gene encoding uncharacterized RNA-binding protein C660.15-like: MSRPLPPPSAAVGAPSSELERGKLFVGGLSSDTREEALADYFVRYGEVEEAVVIKDRVTGNARGFGFVKFADPQTAETALKEDKKHVIRGRKVTVRGAVLRVHPHQNREFVNPDRNGQSMRSFDDNGDRMLHNIYSANSKKIFIGGLPDNVDQQDLKSYFEKFGSVVDAVVMFDGMTRRSRGFGFITFSSEEPVATVLRNSHHELNGKLVEVKIAIPKDDRKYADNRYDYDYHNVREDQRGGRGPFYAPYPGYLYPNYGYYGHVNYVTQPFPPYAYGGLVGVYNSTGLHGFQYGGLISIPANPWSNSKRISEHVMHPNVVKRSSGDSMSVTDHGHGLNGNNEN; encoded by the exons ATGTCCCGGCCCTTGCCGCCGCCTTCTGCGGCCGTTGGTGCACCATCGTCGGAGTTGGAGCGGGGGAAGCTGTTCGTAGGCGGCCTGTCGTCGGACACGAGGGAGGAGGCGCTGGCGGACTATTTCGTGAGGTACGGTGAGGTGGAGGAGGCTGTGGTGATTAAGGACCGAGTCACCGGGAATGCGAGAGGCTTCGGTTTCGTAAAGTTCGCTGACCCACAGACCGCCGAGACCGCGCTCAAGGAGGACAAGAAGCATGTCATTCGAGGAAGAAAG GTTACAGTGAGAGGAGCTGTTCTTCGAGTTCATCCACATCAGAACCGTGAGTTCGTGAATCCTGACCGGAATGGGCAATCAATGAGATCATTCGACGACAATGGTGATAGAATGCTCCACAATATCTACAGCGCGAATTCGAAAAAGATTTTCATTGGAGGTTTGCCAGACAACGTGGATCAGCAGGACCTCAAGAGCTATTTTGAGAAGTTTGGTTCTGTTGTTGACGCAGTTGTAATGTTCGATGGTATGACGCGACGATCAAGAGGCTTTGGTTTCATCACATTTTCGTCCGAGGAGCCAGTGGCAACAGTGTTACGAAACAGCCACCATGAGTTGAATGGCAAACTTGTGGAGGTTAAGATTGCCATCCCCAAGGATGACAGAAAATATGCTGATAACAGGTATGATTATGATTATCATAATGTGAGAGAGGAtcaaagaggtggaagaggaccCTTTTATGCTCCCTATCCAGGCTATCTTTACCCCAACTATGGATATTATGGACATGTTAACTATGTGACACAACCTTTTCCTCCTTATGCATATGGAGGACTAGTTGGAGTATATAATTCCACTGGTCTACATGGGTTTCAATATGGTGGCCTGATAAGTATTCCGGCGAATCCTTGGAGCAATTCAAAGAGAATTTCTGAGCATGTTATGCATCCCAACGTTGTTAAGAGGAGCAGCGGAGATAGCATGTCAGTTACTGATCATGGCCATGGGTTAAATGGCAACAATGAGAACTAA
- the LOC122055501 gene encoding eukaryotic translation initiation factor 3 subunit B-like, which produces MAEVISMADIEASAARIGIDLSSINLDSIQLPPGEDFGIQSGDDGDLYQDDPLEFEGGFGNIIVVDNLPVVPPEKFEKLEGVIRKIYSQIGTIREGGIWMPVSPDTQKTLGYCFIEYNTAQEAELAREKTNGYKLDKSHIFAVNVLDDFEKYMKVPEEWKASEIKPYMPGENLQQWLTDEKARDQFVIRAGSNTEVFWNDPRQLMPELVHQRQYWTESFVQWSPLGTYLATVHRQGAAVWGGASTFNRLMRFAHPQVRQIDFSPSEKYIITYSSHEPSNPRDSHRIVINIFDVRTGKLMRDFKGNVDEFATGGSGGVSGISWPVFRWGGGREDKYFARIGKNVIAVYETETFTLVDKKSMKVDNVVDFSWSPTDPILALFVPEQGGGNQPARVSLVQIPGKEELRQKNLFSVSDCKVYWQNNGEYLAVKVDRYTKTKKSTYTGFELFRIKERDIPIEVLELDNKNDKIIAFAWEPKGHRFAVIHGDGPRPDISFYSMRTSQNTGRVSKLMTLKSKQANALYWSPAGRYILLAGLKGFNGQLEFYNVDELETMATGEHFMATDIEWDPTGRYVATAVTSVHEMENGFHIWSFNGKLLYRISRDHFYQFLWRPRPPSLLTTEKEEEIAKNLKKYSKKYEAEDQDVSMQLNEQDRKKRKMLQDQWNEWVAKWKQWHEEERQFRIQLRDGEASDEEEEYEAKEVEVEEVLDVSEEIVADQD; this is translated from the exons ATGGCAGAGGTTATTTCAATGGCAGATATAGAGGCATCTGCCGCACGCATTGGAATTGATCTCTCTTCCATTAATCTGGATTCAATCCAACTTCCTCCGGGTGAGGATTTTGGGATCCAAAG TGGTGATGATGGAGATTTGTACCAAGATGATCCTTTGGAGTTTGAAGGAGGATTCGGAAACATTATCGTGGTTGACAATTTGCCAGTTGTGCCTCCGGAGAAATTTGAGAAATTGGAAGGTGTGATTCGCAAAATATATAGTCAGATTGGGACAATTAGAGAAGGAGGAATCTGGATGCCAGTTTCCCCAGACACACAAAAGACTCTTGGGTATTGCTTCATTGAATACAACACGGCTCAG GAAGCAGAGTTGGCACGAGAAAAAACAAATGGATACAAATTAGATAAATCTCACATATTTGCTGTTAATGTATTGGATGATTTTGAAAAGTACATGAAGGTCCCAGAGGAGTGGAAAGCTTCTGAAATCAAACCATATATGCCTGGG GAGAACTTGCAGCAGTGGCTTACTGATGAGAAAGCTAGGGATCAATTCGTCATCCGTGCAGGTTCCAACACTGAAGTTTTCTGGAATGATCCCAGGCAATTAATGCCTGAACTCGTACATCAACGACAA TATTGGACCGAGAGCTTTGTCCAGTGGTCTCCTCTTGGAACCTACTTGGCCACTGTGCATAGGCAGGGTGCTGCTGTCTGGGGTGGTGCTTCTACTTTTAATCGTTTGATGAGATTTGCTCACCCTcag GTAAGGCAAATTGATTTCTCTCCTAGCGAGAAGTACATCATAACATATAGCAGCCATGAGCCGAGCAACCCCCGGGATTCTCAT AGAAttgttataaatatttttgatgtGAGGACTGGAAAATTGATGCGAGACTTTAAAGGAAATGTTGATGAGTTTGCAACCGGTGGAAGTGGTGGGGTCTCTGGAATTTCATGGCCCGTGTTTAG GTGGGGTGGTGGTAGGGAAGATAAATATTTTGCTAGAATTGGGAAGAATGTCATTGCTGTTTATGAAACTGAGACATTCACTCTTGTCGATAAAAAATCTATGAAGGTTGATAATGTCGTGGACTTCAGTTGGTCTCCCACGGATCCAATATTAGCTCTTTTTGTTCCAGAGCAAGGTGGTGGAAACCAGCCTGCCCGG GTGAGCCTTGTCCAAATACCTGGAAAAGAGGAGCTCAGGCAGAAGAATCTATTCAGCGTAAGCGACTGCAAAGTGTACTGGCAAAACAATGGAGAATATCTAGCTGTGAAGGTTGATAGGTACACGAAAACAAAGAAGAGCACCTACACTGGTTTTGAGCTTTTCCGTATAAAAGAAAGGGATATCCCGATTGAGGTTCTTGAACTGGATAATAAAAATGACAAAATTATAGCCTTCGCATGGGAGCCCAAGGGCCATAGATTTGCTGTTATCCATGGAGATGGTCCACGGCCTGACATTAGCTTCTACTCGATGCGGACTAGTCAAAACACAGGCCGAGTTTCAAAACTCATGACTCTGAAATCGAAGCAGGCAAATGCACTCTACTGGTCTCCTGCTGGCCGTTACATATTGCTTGCTGGCTTGAAAGGTTTCAATGGCCAATTGGAGTTCTATAATGTCGATGAACTAGAAACTATGGCAACAGGGGAGCATTTTATGGCCACTGACATCGAATGGGATCCCACTGGCAG ATACGTTGCCACCGCTGTCACATCAGTCCATGAGATGGAAAATGGATTCCACATTTGGTCCTTCAATGGAAAGCTGTTATACAGGATATCCAGGGATCATTTCTATCAG TTCTTGTGGCGTCCGAGGCCACCCTCCCTCTTAACTACTGAAAAGGAGGAAGAGATTGCTAAAAACCTGAAGAAATACAGTAAGAAGTACGAAGCAGAGGACCAGGATGTATCGATGCAGTTGAATGAGCAGGAccgaaagaagaggaagatgttGCAGGATCAGTGGAATGAGTGGGTGGCCAAGTGGAAGCAGTGGCATGAAGAAGAGAGGCAATTCAGGATACAGCTGAGGGATGGGGAAGCCAGTGACGAGGAGGAAGAGTACGAAGCAAAAGAAGTTGAAGTGGAAGAAGTACTTGATGTTTCGGAAGAGATTGTTGCAGACCAAGATTGA